The following are encoded together in the Trachemys scripta elegans isolate TJP31775 chromosome 7, CAS_Tse_1.0, whole genome shotgun sequence genome:
- the HMX2 gene encoding homeobox protein HMX2, protein MSNKEDPSKCCPAAAPISSFTIQSILGSGTSEGGREPSSKAAAAWPSRKRSLSVSSEEEEPEESWKHHGCFCPETQGPKETCHKHQPISFTCLSNPKGNGGAMTVNTDRTQFLSQSQQDLKEEKEKHFPPNSPSSGDRQRDGGDRQANSAKKKTRTVFSRSQVYQLESTFDMKRYLSSSERACLASSLQLTETQVKTWFQNRRNKWKRQLSAELEAANMAHASAQTLVGMPLVFRDNSLLRVPVPRSIAFPAPLYYPGSNLSALPLYNLYNKIDY, encoded by the exons ATGAGCAACAAAGAAGACCCGAGCAAGTGTTGCCCCGCAGCCGCTCCGATCTCCAGTTTTACCATCCAGTCCATCCTGGGCAGCGGTACCtcggaagggggcagggagcccagTTCCAAGGCAGCGGCCGCCTGGCCGAGCAGGAAGCGAAGTCTGTCGGTGTCCTCAGAGGAAGAGGAGCCGGAGGAGAGCTGGAAACATCACGGCTGCTTCTGTCCTGAGACGCAGGGCCCCAAAGAAACTTGCCACAAACACCAGCCCATCAGTTTCACGTGTCTCA GCAATCCAAAGGGAAATGGAGGAGCAATGACGGTAAATACGGACAGGACGCAGTTCCTCTCCCAATCCCAACAGGACTTgaaggaggaaaaagagaaacactTCCCTCCAAACTCCCCGTCTTCTGGGGACAGACAAAGGGACGGAGGGGACAGACAGGCTAATTCAGCCAAAAAGAAGACCCGCACTGTTTTCTCCCGGAGCCAGGTGTACCAGTTGGAATCTACCTTTGACATGAAGAGGTACCTGAGCAGCTCGGAGAGGGCCTGCTTGGCCTCCAGTTTGCAGCTGACGGAGACCCAGGTGAAAACCTGGTTCCAGAACCGCAGGAACAAATGGAAAAGGCAACTCTCGGCAGAACTGGAGGCGGCCAATATGGCTCATGCCTCAGCCCAGACACTAGTGGGGATGCCCCTGGTTTTCAGAGACAATTCCCTTCTGAGAGTGCCGGTACCCAGGTCTATCGCCTTCCCAGCCCCTTTATACTACCCAGGCAGCAACTTGTCAGCCTTACCTCTCTATAATCTCTACAACAAGATCGACTACTGA
- the BUB3 gene encoding mitotic checkpoint protein BUB3 isoform X2: MTGSNEFKLNQPPEDGISSVKFSPNTSQFLLVSSWDTSVRLYDVPANTMRLKYQHSGAVLDCAFYDPTHAWSGGLDQQLKMHDLNTDQENLVGAHDAPIRCVEYCPEVNVMVTGSWDQTVKLWDPRTPCNAGTFSQPEKVYTLSVSGDRLIVGTAGRRVLVWDLRNMGYVQQRRESSLKYQTRCIRAFPNKQGYVLSSIEGRVAVEYLDPSPEIQKKKYAFKCHRLKENNIEQIYPVNAISFHNIHNTFATGGSDGFVNIWDPFNKKRLCQFHRYPTSIASLAFSNDGTTLAIASSYMYEMDDIEHPEDGIFIRQVTDAETKPK, translated from the exons ATGACTGGATCAAACGAATTTAAATTAAACCAACCGCCAGAAGATGGTATTTCATCCGTAAAGTTTAGTCCTAATACATCTCAGTTTCTGCTTGTTTCATCTTGGGATACTTCTGTCCGTCTCTATGATGTTCCTGCCAACACCATGAGACTCAAGTATCAACATTCAGGAGCAGTGCTCGACTGTGCATTTTAT gatcctacacatgcctggaGTGGAGGATTAGATCAGCAGTTGAAAATGCATGATTTGAACACGGACCAAG AAAATCTAGTTGGCGCGCATGATGCTCCTATCAGATGTGTTGAATATTGTCCAGAGGTGAATGTAATGGTGACTGGAAGTTGGGATCAGACAGTCAAATTGTGGGATCCCAGAACTCCTTGCAATGCAGGAACTTTCTCTCAACCTGAAAAG GTGTACACTCTCTCTGTGTCTGGAGATAGACTTATTGTGGGGACTGCAGGTCGTCGAGTTTTGGTATGGGATTTGCGGAACATGGGTTATGTCCAGCAAAGAAGAGAGTCAAGTCTGAAGTATCAGACCCGTTGCATCAGAGCGTTCCCAAACAAGCAG gGTTATGTTTTAAGCTCTATTGAAGGCCGCGTTGCAGTAGAATATTTGGATCCAAGTCCTGAAATACAGAAGAAGAAGTATGCATTCAAATGTCACAGATTAAAGGAGAATAATATCGAGCAGATTTATCCAGTCAATGCCATTTCTTTCCATAACATTCACAACACATTTGCTACAG GTGGCTCTGATGGATTTGTAAACATTTGGGATCCATTTAATAAGAAGCGACTGTGCCAGTTCCACCGGTATCCCACTAGCATAGCATCGCTTGCCTTTAGTAATGATGGAACCACCCTTGCAATAGCATCGTCATATATGTATGAAATGGATGACATTGAACATCCTGAAGATGGTATCTTCATTCGCCAAGTGACAGATGCAGAAACAAAACCCAAGTGA
- the BUB3 gene encoding mitotic checkpoint protein BUB3 isoform X1 encodes MTGSNEFKLNQPPEDGISSVKFSPNTSQFLLVSSWDTSVRLYDVPANTMRLKYQHSGAVLDCAFYDPTHAWSGGLDQQLKMHDLNTDQENLVGAHDAPIRCVEYCPEVNVMVTGSWDQTVKLWDPRTPCNAGTFSQPEKVYTLSVSGDRLIVGTAGRRVLVWDLRNMGYVQQRRESSLKYQTRCIRAFPNKQGYVLSSIEGRVAVEYLDPSPEIQKKKYAFKCHRLKENNIEQIYPVNAISFHNIHNTFATGGSDGFVNIWDPFNKKRLCQFHRYPTSIASLAFSNDGTTLAIASSYMYEMDDIEHPEDGIFIRQVTDAETKPKST; translated from the exons ATGACTGGATCAAACGAATTTAAATTAAACCAACCGCCAGAAGATGGTATTTCATCCGTAAAGTTTAGTCCTAATACATCTCAGTTTCTGCTTGTTTCATCTTGGGATACTTCTGTCCGTCTCTATGATGTTCCTGCCAACACCATGAGACTCAAGTATCAACATTCAGGAGCAGTGCTCGACTGTGCATTTTAT gatcctacacatgcctggaGTGGAGGATTAGATCAGCAGTTGAAAATGCATGATTTGAACACGGACCAAG AAAATCTAGTTGGCGCGCATGATGCTCCTATCAGATGTGTTGAATATTGTCCAGAGGTGAATGTAATGGTGACTGGAAGTTGGGATCAGACAGTCAAATTGTGGGATCCCAGAACTCCTTGCAATGCAGGAACTTTCTCTCAACCTGAAAAG GTGTACACTCTCTCTGTGTCTGGAGATAGACTTATTGTGGGGACTGCAGGTCGTCGAGTTTTGGTATGGGATTTGCGGAACATGGGTTATGTCCAGCAAAGAAGAGAGTCAAGTCTGAAGTATCAGACCCGTTGCATCAGAGCGTTCCCAAACAAGCAG gGTTATGTTTTAAGCTCTATTGAAGGCCGCGTTGCAGTAGAATATTTGGATCCAAGTCCTGAAATACAGAAGAAGAAGTATGCATTCAAATGTCACAGATTAAAGGAGAATAATATCGAGCAGATTTATCCAGTCAATGCCATTTCTTTCCATAACATTCACAACACATTTGCTACAG GTGGCTCTGATGGATTTGTAAACATTTGGGATCCATTTAATAAGAAGCGACTGTGCCAGTTCCACCGGTATCCCACTAGCATAGCATCGCTTGCCTTTAGTAATGATGGAACCACCCTTGCAATAGCATCGTCATATATGTATGAAATGGATGACATTGAACATCCTGAAGATGGTATCTTCATTCGCCAAGTGACAGATGCAGAAACAAAACCCAA gtcTACTTAA